In the Salvia splendens isolate huo1 chromosome 16, SspV2, whole genome shotgun sequence genome, CTGCATATCATGTTAGTGGCGTGCTGTTGGGCTTCTCGTGCCCCCTAGGACCTCTAGCCTCTCTATGTAGGACAACTTCTTGCTCGGGGTGAGGTTTTCTTGTTTGGTGAAGGTCTATGCATCTGCATTCTTGTCGTTAGCTGTCTTCCCTTCTGTCTCCCGCTGCTGCGTCTCGCTCTCCGTTTCCTCCATAGCGACTGCAACTTTGTCAGATACCTTTATGGACTTCGTCTTCTCTGCAGTCGCAGAGCCCCTTGCTTGAGCGTCAGCGCTCATCACGTCCTCTATTCTAGACAAGACGGTGTATGCTAACGTCTCCAAGATCCTCGAGTAGCTCTCAAGAACTGCGTGCCCCACATCCTTCAAGAATCAAACTCATCCTGAGAAAAGCCATGTACTGCAAGAATCAGGAAAAGTAGTGAAGAAGTATTCTTACCTTGTTGGTTTCGATTTTGCTGATATCTAGATCAGACTGAGGGATACCGGGGAACCGATGCTTGAGGATCAGCAACACTGTTTCTGCTCTATCTTCTAGAATCTCCCTCTTCTCTGTGCTCACGACCGAACCCCACGGAGCTTTGTTGTCTTTGGAATTCATCTTCCTCTTCCAGATCACGATAGATGCCTCGATCTTGTTCTTGAGTTCGACTATCTTATGCTCCGATGACAAGTCCAACGAAGACAGCAAGCAGTCCGGATCAAAGAAGTCCTCTGTGATCGTCTTGTATATCGCATCTCCAAGACTTACTCTCCCATTCTaggatcaaacacacacacacacacacacacacataaataAGTTTGGTAGACGAATCAAGAATTGAAATGCCTCGTTTCACCTTAGGGAGAGCATCGATGTAGGCATCTGGGATCTCCATTTCATTGAGGACCTGACCATTGATAGCCATGGCTGCTTTCAGCACTTGGTTCACTGAGTCCTTCTGATGCTGCAGCCATTTTCTGTTGGTCTCGGACAGCCCATTCGGGGGCACCCTAGGCACAGGAATCCACCATTTGTCGTCGCTTCTCTGGGTCTTTTCGCCTTTGTCACCGTCCTTTGATCCGTAGTAAAACTCGTGTGGCTCCTTGAAGTTGTCCAGACAGTCCTACCCATCCAAAACCAGTCAAAAACCATGTCTTTGAAATGAAAAGATGAAGAAGGGAAGATGCGGTCTTAACAAGAAGCATCGTGTCAAGCTTGCGCAGGGCAGGAATGTTCACGTGCAGGTCGCTTCTCGGCTTCGTCGCCATGACCTGCGAAAGAGTGCATCATCACTATCGGATTCAAGAAACGTAACTCGTGAAGTCAGAATTTTCATCTCGGTCTACACAACTCTTGTCGTACGACAACCTATAAACCCTGCAATCCATTTCATTCCAACACCAACTACCAGTCTACAAAGGTGGTTGGATATGCTGTTGAAACACTGCTCCCCAATCCAAAACCAAATTATTAATAGAAACAGGTTAATAAGCAGAGGCAGAGGCAGAGGCTGAGAGAGAACCTCAAAGGTGGTTCCATCCTTGTTGTTTTGTGTGACCGCAACGAACTCGACTATGGAATCAGTTACAGAGAGAAGCCAATCTATCTCTTTCTTCCACTTTACTTTGGTGTCGGGCGCCATCGGCTCCAATTTCTTCATTTCTCCATACGCAGAAGCTGCATTTTATCATAAGAGATGATCAACAAGATGGAAGAAAAAAACACATCTTGATCATTTTAATTCACCTGCTAAGTTTGTGATTGCATTCGACAATGCCAAAGCCGATGATACTCCGTTCCCTCTACCTGACATGTCCTCGCCTAGTAGCAACTTTGCAAACTTCTCCTTCATCATATCCATATCTATAACATAACACAAAGCCATCATTGCTAAGAAATTGAAAGGCAGTGACGATTCAAAGTCGGTCAAATTCTGGTATGTCTCGTAAGATTTGATAACGACATGTATATTAAATCACATAACATAAAATGATGTCTTTCAGCTATGCTCAGAACGGCAATAAAACAATGTTGTTTTGATCATTACcaaaaaaattggaaatttcatgatttaataAGTATTCTGTTTTCAAACTTGATGAGACAGAGTTCTTGCCTGTAGGTATCTTCCTGACAGGAGGGGGTACCTCTTTGGCAGGGGCGGGGGAGGGGTCAAGGGAGGGGGCGATTTTACTGCCACGGGCCTTGACGTTCTCGGTCCTGCTGAGAAGGCAACCTGGCCTGGGCTGGACAAGAGGGGGAGGAGGATCTTGGGGCAAGGTTGGGGCGGGGGCAG is a window encoding:
- the LOC121771585 gene encoding rop guanine nucleotide exchange factor 9-like; translated protein: MMALCYVIDMDMMKEKFAKLLLGEDMSGRGNGVSSALALSNAITNLAASAYGEMKKLEPMAPDTKVKWKKEIDWLLSVTDSIVEFVAVTQNNKDGTTFEVMATKPRSDLHVNIPALRKLDTMLLDCLDNFKEPHEFYYGSKDGDKGEKTQRSDDKWWIPVPRVPPNGLSETNRKWLQHQKDSVNQVLKAAMAINGQVLNEMEIPDAYIDALPKNGRVSLGDAIYKTITEDFFDPDCLLSSLDLSSEHKIVELKNKIEASIVIWKRKMNSKDNKAPWGSVVSTEKREILEDRAETVLLILKHRFPGIPQSDLDISKIETNKDVGHAVLESYSRILETLAYTVLSRIEDVMSADAQARGSATAEKTKSIKVSDKVAVAMEETESETQQRETEGKTANDKNADA